TTCCGCCTTGATGTCCGGGTGGAAATCGACCCGAGCCTCGACCTCAGTGCCGACGCCCCGCACATAACAATCAATTACGTTGAGCTTTACGCATTGGTGAAAGAAATCTTTGAAGGCAAGCGATTCAATCTGATTGAAAGCTGTGCTGACATGATAGCGCGGTCTATTCTGGAAAAGTTCGATAAAGCCATTGAAGTAAGCGTCACCATCAAAAAGCCATCGGTCCCGGTGGATTGCATCTGCGATTATTTTGCCACGGAGGTTACTCGATGCCGCTGACCATGGCCTACCTCGCCCTGGGCAGCAACCTGGGCGAACGCCTGAAACAAATGCGCTCCGCACTTGAAATACTGGAAGCGGATGGAAATGTGCAAATCGTCCGAGCCAGCCCCGTTTACCAAAACCGAGCCATCGGCATGGGTGAAGCCGATCCATTTTTAAACGCTGTTGTAAAAGTAAAAACATCGCTCTCGCCCGAAGCACTGCTTGATCTCTGCCTGAGCACCGAGAATAAACTCGGTCGTGTGCGCACTGATGGCTGGTCCCCCCGCACCATTGATATCGATGTGCTGCTTTACGGAGAAATCGATATGGACACCGAACGCCTGCGCTTACCACATCCAGCCATCGCAGAACGCGATTTTGTTGTCCAGCCACTACTCGACATTGCACCTGATCTGGAAATCAACGGCCAGTCGTTACAATCGATCAAAGACGCCCTGCCTGTATTCGAATTGGAAGAAGTCGACGCTGTACTTTGGTAAGGCGCCGTCTCCAGGAGTCGCGCTCGTGAGAGCGTGGACCCGAAAATCCACCGTCTTACGACGGCGGTTACTGGAGACCGCGCCCTGCCAATAAAACTGTCAAAGAACAAGAAAAGCACAGCGATGTGCTTGAGAGTTTTCTAAAAACCCTTGAGTCGTTCTCCACAAAGTGGATTAGACCGCCGCGATACGACTACGGGACCAAAGCTCGTGCGCACCTGTGGTGATACTTCAGGATCCCCGGGGATCGATACCGGGAAAGATCCGCTGCCAATGCGAGTGAGTAATGTCGAAGCCTCAGAGGCCAGGTCCTCCTGCGCAGTAGTCATGCTGAAGGCAGCTATCGAATCAGTCAAAAGCACCATCACAAGGTAAGCGCCACTACGGACAAGCTCAGGAGGAATCAAGGCAGAGTCTGCGCTCAGGATATTTTTATCATGCGCACGAACCTCTCCACGAATACGCTCAACAATCGCCGCCAACGAAACCGTCAACGGATCATTAACCGTCCCAAGATCAGCGCGCGCCGCAACGGCATCGCGTTGCGCAGTGTTTAAGTAAGGCGAAATCTCCACCTCAGTAAGTGTTTTCCAAGTTTTCATATTACTATATTTTTTTTTGCCACAGAGGAAAATTAAGGTTATCGGTTTTTCAAACAATCTCGCCGGAGTCGGACCAGCGAGATTGCTTTAGTTATTGTATCAATATCAGGATACAGTCAGCTTGCGAATACCAAGCTGGCTCGTCACAACAATATTGCTGTAGTGCTCGACCGTAACGTCAGTGTACTTCGACGATTCTTCGAGGTAGACGCGGAAGGAACCTCCCCCGTCGACTGGCGTGACAAAGCGCTTCAGATTGGAAGGCTCATCTTTGCCATAAGCATCCTGGCCAAAGAAGGCGTAGACTGCATTGCCCACGATGCCGGACTTAGCACTGGCCGCACTTTGATAACGCGCGGACGTAATACGCACGCCTTCGATCAGAAGCTTCCGGGCAAGACCATCGCTCGTCAGTGCCGCACTGGCGTAGGCACCGGCGTTGTTCTG
The Rubellicoccus peritrichatus DNA segment above includes these coding regions:
- the folB gene encoding dihydroneopterin aldolase; amino-acid sequence: MNKTKIELKNLAFFARHGLMKEEEALGQRFRLDVRVEIDPSLDLSADAPHITINYVELYALVKEIFEGKRFNLIESCADMIARSILEKFDKAIEVSVTIKKPSVPVDCICDYFATEVTRCR
- the folK gene encoding 2-amino-4-hydroxy-6-hydroxymethyldihydropteridine diphosphokinase, translated to MPLTMAYLALGSNLGERLKQMRSALEILEADGNVQIVRASPVYQNRAIGMGEADPFLNAVVKVKTSLSPEALLDLCLSTENKLGRVRTDGWSPRTIDIDVLLYGEIDMDTERLRLPHPAIAERDFVVQPLLDIAPDLEINGQSLQSIKDALPVFELEEVDAVLW